From the Lysobacter soyae genome, the window TTTTCACCAACGCGGCTCTGGTGCGCGCCTGCGAACTGGCGCGCGCGCAAGGCCGGACCTTGCATGTGATGGGGCTGCTTTCTCCGGGTGGTGTGCACAGTCATGAGGCGCACATTTTTGCCATGCTGGAACTTGCCAAGCGTAAAGGTGTGCCGCGCGTGGCGGTGCATGCCTTCCTCGATGGCCGTGATATGCCGCCGCGCTCGGCAGCCCCGAGTTTGAAAGCACTGCAGGCGCACTGCGACGCTGTCGGCAATGCGCATATCGCTTCCGTATCGGGACGCTATTTCGCGATGGATCGCGATAAGCGTTGGGATCGGGTTGAGCAAGCCTGGACAGCGATGGTGGATGCGCACGCGGAGTTTGCGGCCGCTTCGGTCGATGAAGCGTTGGACGCCGCCTATGCGCGTGGCGAGAACGACGAATTCGTGAAGCCGACGGTGATTGCCGGCGCGACTCCGATGCAAGACGGCGACGTGGTGGTGTTCATGAATTTCCGCGCCGATCGCGCACGCCAGCTGACCGCGACCTTTGTCGATCCGTCCTTCGACGGCTTTAATGCGCGCCGTCCGGCGCTGGCCGATTTTGTTTGTCTGACCGAATACGACGCCAATCTGACCGCCACCGTCGCCTACGCGCCGGAAGATCTCCGCAACACCTTGGGCGAAGTGCTCGCGAGCCACGGACTGACGCAATTGCGCATTGCCGAGACAGAAAAATATGCGCACGTCACCTTCTTCTTCAGCGGCGGCCGCGAAACGCTTTACCAAGGCGAATCACGCGCCTTGATCCCCAGCCCCAAAGTGGCGACCTACGATTTGCAGCCGGAAATGAGTTGCCCGGAATTGACCGCACAGCTGGTCGACGCGATTCGTGGCCGCCATTTCGACGCCATCATCTGCAACATCGCCAACCCGGACATGGTCGGCCACACGGGCATGCTCGACGCCGCGATCAAAGCAGCCGAGGCAGTGGATGTGGCGATTGGTGCGGTGGCGGAAGCAGTGGAATCGGTCGGCGGTGCTTTGCTGATCACGGCCGATCACGGCAACCTCGAAATGATGCGCGATCCAATCACCGGCCAGCCGCATACCTCGCACACGGTCGGGCCGGTGCCGCTGATCTACGTCGGTGAGCGCAAGGCCACACTGCGCGACGGATGCGCGCTGAGAGACATCGCACCCACCCTGCTCGATCTTCTCGGCGTTGAAAAGCCGGCGGAAATGAGCGGCCAGTCCTTGTTGGTTCCGTGATGCGACACGCGTCTTTGGTCATTGCGGCAATGCTGACCCTGACCGGGGGCGCGACCGCGCAACAAAGTCAGAAAGATGCGGAAAAGAAGCTGCGCCAGCTGCGTGGCGAAATCAAAGAAGTGAAGCAGGAAAAGGCGGTCATCGATGATCGCCGCGATGTCGCGACCAGCGAGCTCAAGGCGGCTGACCAAAAGGTCAACAGCAGCGCGAAACAGCTGGCGGGCACGGAAAATGCCATCTCTGCCGAAACACAAAACCTCAAAACCCTCGAAGCCCGACGGTTGCAGTTGGAACAAGGACTGGCCGAACAAAAGGTCACTTTGGGAAAGTTGGTCCGCGGTGCCTATATGACCGGCAGCGATGCGCCGTTGAAGGTGCTGCTCTCGCAGGACCGCGTGTCCGAGGGACAACGCGCCTTGGTGCAGTACCAAATTCTTCAGCGCGATCGCAATCAGAAGATTCAGGCCATCAACAACGATCTGCGCGAGTTGGCGACGATTCGCGCGGGCATCGAGCAAAAACAAGTCGCTTTGGTCAACGCACAGGCGCAGCAAAAGCAGGAACTGGCGGTGTTGCAGAAGGATCGGGCGGCGCGTGATGCATTGGTCGCGCAGTTGAACTCGCAGTTCCAAGCCAAGGAAAGCCGTGAGAAGGCGCTCGGCAAGGACGCCAAATCGCTGGAGAAACTGCTGGCGAACTTGCGCGCGGCTGCAGCACGTGACGCTGCCCGTCGTAAGGCGGCGGCAGAAGCGGCACGCAAGGCAGCAGCCGCAGAAGCCGCAAAACGCGAAAAAGCGTACGAGACGCGCGTGCGCGAAGCCACCAAGCGTGGCGCACCGCCGCCACCCAAACCCAAGCCGGTGGAAACGGCGGTCGCGACTCGCGGTCCGATCATGCAAGTCGGCGGTCTCGGTTGGCCGGTGTCAGGATCGTTGATCGAAGCCTTTGGCGGTGACAGCAGCGGTTTGTTGATTGCCGCACCTTCCGGCACGACCGTCCGCGCCGTAGCCGATGGCAAGGTGGTCTTCGCCGAATGGATGAACGGCTACGGGCTGATCTCCATCGTCGATCACGGCAACGGCTACATGAGTCTGTATGCACACAACGAGGCCCTGCTGAAGGACGTCGGTGCCACCGTGCACAAGGGCGATGCGCTCTCGACCGTCGGTAACTCCGGCGGCGCCAACCAACCTGCGCTGTATTTTGAATTGCGCCGGAATGGTCAGCCGGTCAATCCCACGACCTGGCTGCAGAAACGCTAGTCTGTCAGGGACGATTTTTTGCGTGGAGTTCGTATGCGTCTTGCCCTGTTGCTGGCCGGTCTGATTTCTTTCGCACCCGCGGGTGCCTGGGCGCAGCAGTCGCCTGAAACGCCGGACGCAACCGACGCCGATAGTTCGCCAAAGGCCGAAAGCACCGACAGCAAGGCGGTGCCCTTGGATGAGATCCGCCGTTTTGTCACGGTCTTCAATAGCATTCGCCAAGCCTATGTGACGCCGAAGTCCGACACGGAGTTGATGCATTCCGCCGTGCGCGGCCTGCTCTTCGATTTGGATCCGCACAGTGTCTATTTCGATCGCGATGATGCCGAGCGTTTCGACTCCAGCACCGAGGGGCAATACGAAGGTTTGGGCGTGGAAGTGCAACAGCAGCCTGGCCCGATGTTGAAAATCATTGCGCCGATGGATGGCGGGCCTGCCGCACGCGCAGGCCTCAAGTCCGGCGATTTGATCATCGCCGTGGACGGCAAACCGGTCGGCACCGATAACGGCAATCGCGCGTTGCGCGGTAAAGCAGGTAGCACCGTCAAACTCACGATTCGTCGTGGCAAGGAAAAGCCGTTTGATGTTTCGGTGACCCGCGAAAAAATCATCGTGCCGAGTGTGGCCAAACGCATGCTTGAGCCGGGTTTCGGTCTGGTGCGCGTGTCCGGCTTCCAAGCCACCACCGCCAAAGAATTCGATGAGGCACTGCAATCGCTCAACACAAGCAGCGGTGGAAAGCTGCGCGGTCTGGTGATTGATTTGCGCAGCAATCCGGGCGGCTTGTTGAACGCCGCGGTCGAAATGGCCGACGATCTGATGAACGCCGGCAACATCGTCAGCACACGCGGACGCGTGAAGAGCGGCGACACCATTTACACCGCCCATGCGGGTGATGTGTTGCAGGGTGCGCCGGTGGTGGTCTTGGTGGATGCCGGCTCTGCCAGTGCCTCAGAAGTGTTGGCCGCGGCCTTGCAGGATTCGGGGCGTGCGCGCGTTGTCGGCAGCTTGACCTTCGGAAAAGGTTCGGTACAAAGCTTGCTGCCGCTCGATAACGGCGACGCGGTGAAGCTCACGACGGCGCGCTATTACACGCCGAAGAATCGTTCCATCCAAGGTGTCGGCATCGTGCCGGATGTCTTGGTGAAGGCCGACGGCAAAACGCGCAATGTCACCGTCAACGAAGCGTCGTTGTTGGGGCATTTGCGTGGCGAAGAGGAAATGTCCGGTGAAACCGGTGGTGAAGTCTTGAGCGGGGAAATGCCGGTCAATGCCGCGTTGTCGGAATTGAAGCGCATGGCCGGTGTCGCGCCGGTGGCAAAGCCGAAACCGAAGGCGAAGTAATCAGTAACCGGCGCGACGTCTGAGCCGTTTGCCGATGGCATCGCGCTGCGCCAAAGCAAATAGCACGCCGAAGATCAAACCGGCGGCGTGCGCCACCCACGCGATCTCACCGAAGGCCGGACCGATATAGGCGAACACCACCTGCAAGATGGCCCAAGCGCCGATGAGCAGGTAGGCCGGGGCGCGGATGAATTGCATGAAGGCACCCAGCGGGACCACCACGCCGAGGCGCGCATTCGGAAACAGCGCCAGATAGGCGCCCATCATCGCGGCCACAGCGCCGCTCGCGCCGACCAACGGGCGGCTGCTGGGGCCAAGGGTGAGGGCGGCAAAATAGTTGGCCACCGCACCGCCCATCAAGAACAGCACCAGCAAACGACGGCTACCGATCAAACGTTCGGCGGGCAAGCCGAAGATCAAAAGAAAGATCAAATTGCCGAGCAAATGCGCCCAATCCGCGTGCAGAAACAGCGCAGTCAATAGGTGCAGTGCAGCATCGGCAATCGCCCGCGGGCCCAGCGCAAAAGCGGCAAAGACGTCGGACGGCAGCGTTCCCCACCGCAGCAGTAAGGCATGGGATTCAGCCGCTGGACGCATCCAAACCCACAAGAATGCGGCTGAAAGCAAGACTGCCAGCAACGGCGAGGCCCAGCGAACAGTCGGTTTTTGACGGCGGGGTACGGAGACAAACATGGCAATTACGCGGTTTCCTGTGACCACTTTAGCAACACCGTGCGTCATTGTTACCAATTGGTTAAAAGGTGGTTATAGTCGGATACGCCACCGCGTGGTACAGAGAACCGCTCACGCAGTCCACCTGAATATCGATCCATCCTGGAGAAGGGATTAAATGAAACACACCACCCGCAAGACCCGTTATTCGATGATCGCCGTCGCCGTTGTCGGCGCACTTGTTGCCGGCAACGCTGCCGCATCCGGCTTTCAGATTCGCGAAAACAGCACCAAGAACGTCGGCCGCGCGCTGACCGGTACCGCCGTTGCCAAGGACGGTTCGTCCGTTCTGAACAACCCGGCTGCGATGACCAACTTCACCGCGACCAACGTGCAACTCGACGTTGCCGGTATCGATCTGGACGCCTCGTTCAACGGCACCGGTTACTACAAGCCGACCGCGACCACCGAAGTGTCTGTGGGTGGTGGCAATGGCGGCGATCCGGGTGAACTCACCGCAGTCCCGTCGATGTCCTTCATCATGCCGCTGAAGGGTGACCTCGAAAGCGTGCGTCTGGGCGCTTCCGTCAGCGCACCGTTCGGTCTGAAAACCGAATATGAAAACGGTTGGATGGGTCGCTACAACGCCACCATCTCCGACGTCAAAACCGTTGACCTGACCTTGTCGGCGGCGATTGAATTCTCACCGAAGGTGTCGGTCGGCGCCGGCGTCATCTTCCAACGCACCGAAGTCACGCTCGGCCGCGACATCCCGACCAATCTCATCATCAGCAGCCTCCCGTTTCCGTTGAACTCACCGGTGGGTGATGGCAACTTCACCTTGACGGGCAAGGACAATGCTGTCGGCTTCGTCGCCGGCATCATGCTGCGCCCCTGGAACAACGTGACGATCGGTTACTCGCACCGTACCGAGATCAAGCACAAGTTCCGCGGCACCGCCGACTTCACCATGCCGAACGCCTTCACGGCACGTCAGCCGGGTCTGCAAACCTTGGCCGCCAATGCCGCTGCTGCCGCAGCTAACACCTCGTTGTCACCCACGCAGCGCGCAACCGCCGCCGCACAGGCGCAGCAGCTCGGCGCATTGGGCTACGGCTTCCAAGACGGTACCGGCTATTCGGAACTGACGACCCCGGCCGTGGATACGGTCAGCTTGTCGTGGGCCCTGAATGACCGCGTGACCTTGTACGGCGACGTGCAACGCACCGGCTGGGAAACTTTGAACAACGTGACGGTCGGTTTCTCCAACCGTTACCAGCCGACTTCGGTTGAGCAATTCAACTGGAAGAACACCTGGTACTACGGTATCGGCGCCGACTTCAAGTTGAACGATGCCTTCACCCTGCGTGCCGGTGTCGGTTACGACGAATCGCCGACCAACGATCACGACCGTACCCCGCGTCTGCCCGACAACAACCGCAACATCTTTGCGGCAGGTGGTTCGTGGGCAGTGTCGAACAATCTAAGCATCGACTTCGCTTACATGCGCGTCAACGTGAAGAAAACCCCGATCGATTTGCCGCCGAATGCCGCTGAAGGCCGTTACACCGGTCTGCGCGGTGACTTCACCGGTCACGCCGATGTGTTCAGCGTGGGCGGCAGCTTCTCGTTCTAATCTGACTTCAAGCAAGACAAAAATGCCCGCACTTGCTGCGGGCATTTTTTTGCGCGTCGTTTGTCGGCATGCGTCGTCAGTCGGACAGGCGATATCGCTTTTTCGT encodes:
- a CDS encoding S41 family peptidase, with amino-acid sequence MRLALLLAGLISFAPAGAWAQQSPETPDATDADSSPKAESTDSKAVPLDEIRRFVTVFNSIRQAYVTPKSDTELMHSAVRGLLFDLDPHSVYFDRDDAERFDSSTEGQYEGLGVEVQQQPGPMLKIIAPMDGGPAARAGLKSGDLIIAVDGKPVGTDNGNRALRGKAGSTVKLTIRRGKEKPFDVSVTREKIIVPSVAKRMLEPGFGLVRVSGFQATTAKEFDEALQSLNTSSGGKLRGLVIDLRSNPGGLLNAAVEMADDLMNAGNIVSTRGRVKSGDTIYTAHAGDVLQGAPVVVLVDAGSASASEVLAAALQDSGRARVVGSLTFGKGSVQSLLPLDNGDAVKLTTARYYTPKNRSIQGVGIVPDVLVKADGKTRNVTVNEASLLGHLRGEEEMSGETGGEVLSGEMPVNAALSELKRMAGVAPVAKPKPKAK
- a CDS encoding murein hydrolase activator EnvC family protein, producing the protein MRHASLVIAAMLTLTGGATAQQSQKDAEKKLRQLRGEIKEVKQEKAVIDDRRDVATSELKAADQKVNSSAKQLAGTENAISAETQNLKTLEARRLQLEQGLAEQKVTLGKLVRGAYMTGSDAPLKVLLSQDRVSEGQRALVQYQILQRDRNQKIQAINNDLRELATIRAGIEQKQVALVNAQAQQKQELAVLQKDRAARDALVAQLNSQFQAKESREKALGKDAKSLEKLLANLRAAAARDAARRKAAAEAARKAAAAEAAKREKAYETRVREATKRGAPPPPKPKPVETAVATRGPIMQVGGLGWPVSGSLIEAFGGDSSGLLIAAPSGTTVRAVADGKVVFAEWMNGYGLISIVDHGNGYMSLYAHNEALLKDVGATVHKGDALSTVGNSGGANQPALYFELRRNGQPVNPTTWLQKR
- the gpmI gene encoding 2,3-bisphosphoglycerate-independent phosphoglycerate mutase gives rise to the protein MARVIRHRSLVVHSGSVATPPRPVVLLILDGWGYREDPTDNALALADIPNWRALWASRPHTLVHTEGMHVGLPDGQMGNSEVGHMNLGAGRVVYQDLTRIDAAIADGEFFTNAALVRACELARAQGRTLHVMGLLSPGGVHSHEAHIFAMLELAKRKGVPRVAVHAFLDGRDMPPRSAAPSLKALQAHCDAVGNAHIASVSGRYFAMDRDKRWDRVEQAWTAMVDAHAEFAAASVDEALDAAYARGENDEFVKPTVIAGATPMQDGDVVVFMNFRADRARQLTATFVDPSFDGFNARRPALADFVCLTEYDANLTATVAYAPEDLRNTLGEVLASHGLTQLRIAETEKYAHVTFFFSGGRETLYQGESRALIPSPKVATYDLQPEMSCPELTAQLVDAIRGRHFDAIICNIANPDMVGHTGMLDAAIKAAEAVDVAIGAVAEAVESVGGALLITADHGNLEMMRDPITGQPHTSHTVGPVPLIYVGERKATLRDGCALRDIAPTLLDLLGVEKPAEMSGQSLLVP
- a CDS encoding rhomboid family intramembrane serine protease, encoding MFVSVPRRQKPTVRWASPLLAVLLSAAFLWVWMRPAAESHALLLRWGTLPSDVFAAFALGPRAIADAALHLLTALFLHADWAHLLGNLIFLLIFGLPAERLIGSRRLLVLFLMGGAVANYFAALTLGPSSRPLVGASGAVAAMMGAYLALFPNARLGVVVPLGAFMQFIRAPAYLLIGAWAILQVVFAYIGPAFGEIAWVAHAAGLIFGVLFALAQRDAIGKRLRRRAGY
- a CDS encoding OmpP1/FadL family transporter, which produces MKHTTRKTRYSMIAVAVVGALVAGNAAASGFQIRENSTKNVGRALTGTAVAKDGSSVLNNPAAMTNFTATNVQLDVAGIDLDASFNGTGYYKPTATTEVSVGGGNGGDPGELTAVPSMSFIMPLKGDLESVRLGASVSAPFGLKTEYENGWMGRYNATISDVKTVDLTLSAAIEFSPKVSVGAGVIFQRTEVTLGRDIPTNLIISSLPFPLNSPVGDGNFTLTGKDNAVGFVAGIMLRPWNNVTIGYSHRTEIKHKFRGTADFTMPNAFTARQPGLQTLAANAAAAAANTSLSPTQRATAAAQAQQLGALGYGFQDGTGYSELTTPAVDTVSLSWALNDRVTLYGDVQRTGWETLNNVTVGFSNRYQPTSVEQFNWKNTWYYGIGADFKLNDAFTLRAGVGYDESPTNDHDRTPRLPDNNRNIFAAGGSWAVSNNLSIDFAYMRVNVKKTPIDLPPNAAEGRYTGLRGDFTGHADVFSVGGSFSF